One Pan paniscus chromosome 16, NHGRI_mPanPan1-v2.0_pri, whole genome shotgun sequence DNA segment encodes these proteins:
- the MAGEL2 gene encoding MAGE-like protein 2 yields MSQLSKNLGDSSPPAEAPKPPVYSRPTVLMRAPPASSRAPPVPWDPPPIDLQASLAAWQAPQPAWEAPQGQLPAPVVPMTQPPALGGPIVPAPPLGGPMGKPPTPGVLMVHPPPPGAPMAQPPTPGVLMVHPSAPGAPMAHPPPPGTPMSHPPPPGTPMAHPPPPGTPMAHPPPPGTPMVHPPPPGTPMAHPPPPGTPMAHPPPPGTPMAHPPPPGTPMAHPPPPGTPMAQPPAPGVLMAQPLTPGVLMVQPAAPGAPMVQPPPAAVMTQPQPSGAPMAKPPGPGVLMIHPPGARAPMTQPPASGAPMAQPAAPPAQPMAPPAQPMASWAPQAQPLILQIQSQVIRAPPQVPQGPQAPPAQLATPPGWQATSPGWQAAQQGWQATPLTWQTTQVTWQAPAVTWQVPPPMRQGPPPIRPGPPPIRPGPPPVRQAPPLIRQAPPVIRQAPPVIRQAPPVIRQAPPVIRQAPPVIRQAPPVIRQAPPVIRQAPPLIRQAPPPIRPAPQVLATQPPLWQALPPPPPLRQAPQARLPAPQVQAAPQVPTALPATQVPAAPPAGPQVPQPVLPAPLSAPLSAPQAVHCPSIIWQAPKGQPPVPHEIPTSMEFQEVQQTQALAWQAQKAPTHIWQPLPAQEAQRQAPPLVQLEQPFQGAPPSQKAVQIQLHPQQAQASGPQAEVPTLPLQPSWQAPPAVLQAQPGPPVAAANFPLGSAKSLMTPSGECRASSIDRRGSSKERRTSSKERRAPSKDRMIFAATFCAPKAVSAARAHLPAAWKNLPATPETFAPSSSVFPATSQFQPASLNAFKGPSAASETPKSLPYALQDPFACVEALPAVPWVPQPNMNASKASQAVPTFLMATAAAPQATATTQEASKTSVEPPRRSGKATRKKKHLEAQEDSRGHTRAFHDWQGPRPWENLNLSDWEVQSPIQVSGDWEHPNTPRGLSGWEGPSTSRILSGWEGPSASWALSAWEGPSTSRALGLSESPGSSLPVVVSEVASVPPGSSATQDNSKVEAQPLSPLDERANALVQFLLVKDQAKVPVQRSEMVKVIIREYKDECLDIINRANNKLECAFGYQLKEIDTKNHAYIIINKLGYHTGNLVASYLDRPKFGLLMVVLSLIFMKGNCVREDLIFNFLFKLGLDVRETNGLFGNTKKLITEVFVRQKYLEYRRIPYTEPAEYEFLWGPRAFLETSKMLVLRFLAKLHKKDPQSWPFHYLEALAECEWEDTDEDEPDTGDSAHGPTSRPPPR; encoded by the coding sequence ATGTCGCAGCTAAGTAAGAATCTGGGTGACTCGAGTCCTCCGGCGGAGGCCCCGAAGCCGCCTGTCTATAGCCGCCCTACGGTTCTGATGCGGGCCCCGCCCGCTTCCTCCCGGGCTCCGCCAGTCCCTTGGGATCCACCTCCAATTGACTTGCAGGCTTCATTGGCCGCTTGGCAGGCACCTCAGCCTGCCTGGGAGGCCCCACAGGGCCAGCTGCCCGCCCCGGTGGTTCCGATGACCCAGCCTCCTGCCCTAGGGGGCCCGATAGTCCCGGCTCCCCCGCTGGGGGGCCCGATGGGTAAGCCTCCGACTCCCGGGGTCCTGATGGTGCATCCTCCACCTCCGGGAGCCCCGATGGCCCAGCCTCCGACCCCGGGAGTCCTGATGGTGCATCCTTCAGCTCCCGGAGCTCCCATGGCCCATCCTCCTCCTCCGGGGACCCCAATGTCCCACCCTCCCCCTCCGGGAACCCCAATGGCCCATCCTCCTCCTCCGGGGACCCCGATGGCCCATCCTCCTCCTCCGGGGACCCCGATGGTGCATCCTCCTCCTCCGGGGACCCCGATGGCTCATCCTCCCCCTCCGGGGACACCGATGGCTCATCCTCCCCCTCCGGGGACACCGATGGCTCATCCTCCCCCTCCGGGGACACCGATGGCTCATCCTCCCCCTCCGGGGACACCGATGGCCCAGCCTCCAGCTCCGGGAGTCCTGATGGCCCAGCCTCTGACTCCGGGAGTCCTGATGGTCCAGCCTGCTGCTCCGGGAGCCCCGATGGTCCAGCCACCTCCAGCAGCCGTGATGACCCAGCCTCAGCCTTCAGGAGCACCGATGGCCAAGCCTCCAGGTCCAGGAGTCCTGATGATTCATCCTCCAGGTGCGAGAGCTCCGATGACCCAGCCTCCAGCTTCAGGAGCACCGATGGCACAGCCGGCGGCCCCACCTGCACAGCCGATGGCCCCACCTGCACAGCCGATGGCTTCTTGGGCCCCGCAGGCTCAGCCTCTGATCCTGCAAATCCAGTCTCAAGTTATAAGGGCTCCTCCGCAGGTTCCCCAGGGCCCGCAGGCACCCCCAGCGCAGCTAGCCACACCCCCGGGCTGGCAGGCGACCTCGCCAGGATGGCAGGCCGCGCAGCAAGGCTGGCAGGCCACTCCCCTGACCTGGCAGACCACGCAGGTCACCTGGCAGGCACCAGCCGTTACCTGGCAGGTGCCGCCGCCCATGCGCCAGGGGCCCCCGCCCATCCGTCCTGGCCCACCACCCATCCGCCCTGGCCCACCACCGGTGCGACAGGCCCCACCGCTGATCCGCCAGGCCCCACCGGTGATCCGCCAGGCCCCACCCGTGATCCGCCAGGCCCCACCCGTGATCCGCCAGGCCCCCCCTGTGATCCGCCAGGCCCCCCCTGTGATCCGCCAGGCCCCACCTGTGATCCGCCAGGCTCCACCTGTGATCCGCCAGGCCCCGCCGCTGATCCGCCAGGCGCCGCCGCCCATCCGACCTGCCCCACAGGTCCTGGCCACCCAGCCACCGCTCTGGCAGGccctgccacccccacctccactgcGGCAGGCCCCGCAGGCTAGGCTGCCGGCCCCGCAGGTGCAGGCGGCGCCGCAGGTGCCTACGGCCCTACCTGCTACGCAGGTACCCGCGGCGCCGCCCGCTGGCCCGCAGGTGCCCCAGCCTGTGCTGCCGGCCCCGCTGTCTGCCCCACTGTCTGCCCCGCAGGCTGTGCACTGCCCTTCCATCATCTGGCAGGCCCCCAAAGGTCAGCCCCCGGTGCCACACGAGATTCCAACGTCAATGGAATTCCAGGAGGTGCAGCAGACACAGGCGCTGGCCTGGCAGGCCCAGAAGGCCCCCACTCACATCTGGCAGCCCCTGCCTGCCCAGGAGGCCCAGAGGCAGGCTCCCCCCTTGGTCCAGCTGGAGCAGCCCTTTCAGGGAGCCCCGCCCTCCCAAAAAGCCGTGCAAATCCAGCTACACCCCCAGCAGGCCCAGGCATCGGGTCCGCAAGCGGAGGTGCCCACACTGCCGCTCCAGCCTTCCTGGCAGGCACCGCCTGCAGTCTTGCAGGCCCAGCCCGGACCCCCGGTAGCAGCGGCAAATTTTCCTCTGGGCTCCGCTAAATCATTGATGACTCCATCAGGAGAATGCAGGGCCTCTTCTATAGACCGCAGGGGCTCCTCTAAAGAGCGCAGGACCTCCTCGAAGGAGCGCAGGGCCCCTTCAAAAGACCGCATGATCTTTGCTGCCACCTTCTGTGCTCCCAAGGCAGTGTCAGCTGCGCGAGCACACCTGCCAGCTGCCTGGAAAAACCTGCCTGCCACACCGGAGACCTTTGCTCCCTCCTCAAGTGTCTTCCCAGCTACCTCCCAGTTTCAGCCTGCCTCTCTGAATGCCTTTAAAGGCCCCTCTGCTGCCTCAGAGACCCCAAAGTCACTGCCATATGCTCTGCAGGATCCCTTTGCCTGTGTAGAGGCCCTGCCTGCAGTTCCATGGGTCCCACAGCCCAATATGAACGCCTCAAAGGCATCACAGGCAGTGCCCACCTTCCTGATGGCTACAGCAGCTGCCCcccaggcaactgccaccactcAAGAGGCCTCCAAGACCTCCGTCGAGCCACCACGCCGCTCCGGCAAGGCCACCCGGAAGAAGAAGCATCTGGAAGCCCAAGAGGACAGCCGTGGCCACACGCGAGCCTTTCATGACTGGCAGGGCCCAAGGCCCTGGGAGAATCTAAATCTGAGTGACTGGGAGGTCCAAAGCCCTATCCAGGTCTCGGGTGACTGGGAGCACCCAAACACCCCCCGTGGCCTGAGTGGTTGGGAGGGCCCTAGCACCTCCAGGAtcctgagtggctgggaaggGCCCAGCGCATCCTGGGCCCTGAGTGCCTGGGAGGGCCCGAGCACCTCCAGGGCCCTGGGTCTCTCTGAAAGCCCAGGGAGCTCTCTGCCTGTAGTTGTGTCGGAGGTCGCAAGTGTCCCTCCGGGATCCAGTGCCACCCAGGATAATTCCAAGGTGGAGGCACAGCCCTTGTCTCCCTTGGATGAGAGGGCAAATGCATTGGTGCAGTTTCTCTTAGTCAAGGACCAAGCCAAGGTGCCTGTCCAGCGCTCGGAGATGGTGAAAGTCATCATCCGAGAGTATAAAGATGAGTGCTTAGATATCATCAACCGTGCCAACAATAAGCTGGAGTGTGCCTTTGGTTATCAATTGAAAGAAATTGATACCAAAAACCACGCCTATATTATCATCAACAAGCTGGGCTACCATACAGGGAATTTGGTGGCATCCTATTTAGACAGGCCCAAGTTTGGCCTTCTGATGGTGGTCTTGAGCCTCATCTTTATGAAAGGCAACTGTGTCAGGGAGGATCTGATCTTTAATTTTCTGTTCAAGTTAGGGTTGGATGTCCGGGAGACAAACGGTCTCTTTGGAAATACTAAGAAGCTCATCACCGAAGTGTTTGTCAGGCAGAAGTACCTAGAGTACAGGCGAATCCCTTACACTGAGCCCGCAGAGTATGAGTTCCTCTGGGGCCCTCGAGCATTCCTGGAAACCAGCAAGATGCTTGTCCTGAGGTTTTTGGCCAAGCTCCATAAGAAAGATCCACAGAGCTGGCCATTCCATTACCTTGAAGCACTCGCAGAGTGTGAGTGGGAAGACACAGATGAGGATGAACCCGACACCGGTGACAGTGCCCACGGCCCCACCAGCAGGCCCCCTCCCCGCTAA